The genomic region CACCTTTTGGATGCTGGCTTTTGTATTAAAGGAATGAAATGGGTAGGCTGGCTTAGGCTTGAGGTGCAGGCTGTGGCTGTGGCTTTGGCTTGTCCTTCTTGGCTGTGCTCTGGATGTAGAGTTCACGCAGTTGCTTGAAGTCGACTTCCGCAGGGGAGGCAGACATGAGGTCTGCACCACGGTTGTTTTTCGGGAAGGCGATGACTTCACGGATGGAGTCTGTGCCGCAGACGAGCATCGCGATACGGTCGAGGCCGAGAGCGAGACCACCGTGTGGAGGAGCTCCGAAGGAGAATGCATCAAGGATGTGACCGAACATGGTCTTCTTCTCCTCTTCAGTTACGCCGAGAGCGGTGAACATAGCGTCCTGCAGGTCGGCTTCGTGGATTCGGATGGAGCCACCACCGAGCTCGTAGCCGTTGAGGACTACATCGTAGGCCTGGGCGCGGAGATCAGCGTACTCACCATTCTTAAGCTTCTCCTCGTCCTCTTTGACAGGGCGGGTGAATGGGTGGTGAACGGCATGCCAGCGACCTTCTTCGTTGTCATAGGCGAGAAGTGGGAAATCAGTAACCCAGAGGAAGTTCAGCTCGGTGTTGCCTTCGAGCAGATTCTGCATGTCAGCACACATGAGGCGAACGCGGCCAAGAACTTCACAGACTGTCTCCCAGTCGCCAGCACCGAAGAGAACGAGGTCGCCTTCTTCGATGTTCATAGTGTCCTTCAGGGCAGCGAGTTCGCCTTCGCTGAGGAATTTGGTGATTGGGGAGCGCCACTCGGATGGCTCAGCTCCGCGGGCCTGGATGTAGGCAAGGCCCTTGGCGCCAGCTTCGATAGCGGCTTTGGTGAGTTTGTCGATCTGACCTACGGAAGCTCCAGCGAAGCCCTTGGCGTTGATCGCCTTGATGCAACCACCTGCCTTGAGTGCGCCAGAGAATACCTTGAACTCGGAGTTGGCGAAGACCTCGTCGAGAGCTGTAAGGTGCATGTCGAAGCGGCGGTCAGGCTTGTCGGAACCGTAGGTGTTCATTGCCTCCTCGTGGGTGAGACGGTCGAACTTGACTGGTGCGTCTGCACCAATGGATTCCTTGAAGATGCGGCCGAGAAGCTTTTCGACGAGAGTCATCACATCGTCTTGGTTGACGAAGGAAGCTTCGATATCAATCTGAGTAAATTCAGGCTGACGGTCGGCGCGAAGGTCTTCATCACGGAAGCAACGTGCGATCTGGAAGTATTTTTCAATACCACCACACATCAGGAGCTGCTTGTACTGCTGTGGAGCCTGTGGCAGCGCGTAGAAGCTGCCCGGGTGCAGTCGGGATGGTACGAGGAAGTCACGAGCACCTTCTGGTGTGGACTTGGAAAGGATTGGGGTCTCGATTTCGAGGAAGCCGTCTTCGTCCAGTACGTCACGAGTAGTCTTGGTGATGCGGTGGCGAAGCTTCATGTTGCGAGCCATGCCTGGACGGCGAAGGTCGAGGAAACGGTACTTGAGACGCATGTCCTCGTTGTTGATTTCCTTGTCGAGCTGGAATGGAAGAACCTCGGAGCGGTTAATGATGTTGAGCTCAGAAACGGAAACTTCGATGGAGCCGGTGGCAATCTCAGTATTCACGGTGGACTTGCCGTCGATTTCTGGGCGGAGTTCTACTTCACCAGTGATCTGGATCACGTCTTCGTGGCGGAGAGTCTTGGCGACCTCGGCGATCTTGGCGTTGGTTTCCGGGCGGAAAACACACTGGGTCACGCCATCGCGGTCACGCAGGTCGATGAATGCAACGCCACCGTGGTCACGATTGGAATTCACCCAACCGATGAGAGTGACGGTTTTACCGATGTCGGAGTGGTGGAGTTCGTTGCATGTATGCGTTCTCATAGTATTTAAAATGAAGAAAGGTTGAGCCGCTGGGTGTAGCGGGTTGAAAGGGATTGTCGAGTCTAAGGTTGGTCAGTGTACTCAGGATACTAAGCAATGAGCGGGCCATCCGGCTGAGTGAGTCTTTCTTGGATGACTTCCACGACAGATTCTTCTGCTGAAATCGTCACCTCGGTACGTGATTCGAGGATCTTGAGCTGCATTTCCGGATACTCGGCACCGATGATCAATGCGAAACGGGCACCGGAACTTTGGGCTGATTTGAACTGCTTATTGAATTTAGTCGGAGTCATAGAGAAATCCACTTTGATTCCGGCAGTTCTCAGGTCCGCGATCGCTTTGAGGGCGTTCGGGCGTTGGTCTTCGTCAGCCACGACTACATAAACCTCACAAGCAGGCTGGTTCTGCAGCCAGCATTCCAGCTGCATCAGCGCGTGTGGAGTTTCCTCGATGAAGTTGCGGATGACCACGTCACCCATCGCGAAACCGGTGCATGGGAGATCCACGGCTCCGTCGGAGAGGCCCTTGATAAGCTCATCGTAGCGGCCGCCACCAGCGATGGCTCGCATGGACTTGGAGGTGTCGAAAATCTCGAAAACGGTACCCGTGTAGTAGGCGAGGCCACGCACGATGGTGAGATCGAGCTGCAGGTATTCGCCGAGGCCTCGTGCTGTCAGGTCTGCCTGGATCTGCTGGAAGGCAGGGGAGGCGTTGGCTGGATCATTGATGAACTCGCGGACTTGTTCCTCGGTGAGGTCGTACTTGGCGAGCTTCTCGGCGAGCACTTCTGGCTTGTCGCGCTCGATTTTGTCGATGATCTGGAGGAAGGCGGTGGTGTCCTCGATGCCGCGTTCGGAGCAGAAACGCAACCAGGACTCACGGTCAGAGGCGCGAATGACGAAGTCCTTCTTGGTGAAGCCAAGGGCTAGCATAGTGTCGATAGCTAGCGCAATCAGCTCGGCATCGGCAGCGGGATCTGCTTCACCGATGATGTCGGCATTGAACTGGATGAATTCCCTGGTACGGCCCTTCTGTGGCTTTTCAAAGCGGAAGCAAGGTCCGATCTCGAACCACTTCATCGGCTTCGGGTAGTTGCGCTGGTTGGCGCCAACCATGCGGGCAAGGGAGGCAGTCACCTCTGGGCGGAGGGTGATGTCGCGGCCGCCTTGGTCCTCAAAGCGGAAAAGCTGCGTGGGGAGCTCATCACCGGTCTTCTTGAGGTAGAGTTCGGTAGATTCCACGATAGGAGCCTCGTACTCTACAAAGCCGTAGCGCTGGGCGACGCCGCGCCAGGTTTCAAAGAGATAGTTGCGGATCGCGCAGTCGCGTGGGGCGAAGTCCCGGAAGCCGGGGAGAGAGTTGAAATTTGGTTTGGACATGACCTGAAAAACGAAAAGGTGGAAAGTCACCGGCGCGCTGCGCCGTCTCGGGGCGGCGATGTAAGCAGCGACAGCCCTCATGGGCAAGGATGGAGTGGGGAATCTTGGGGGAGACGGATGGCTTCCGCAAATTTGCAGTTGGAGGTTAGAAAAGCATGGTTTAGTGAATTGGGGAGCAATAGGGATTGCGGGCTTGCGATATTTAAGTCAAGTTAAGCATCTCAGGATCGATTTACCATTATGGCAAGTTACACAGAAGACGATATCAAGAGTTTGGACTGGAAGGAGCACATCAGGCTGCGTCCTGGTATGTATATCGGTAAACTTGCCGATGGCTCCAATCCAGAAGATGGTATCTACATCCTTCTCAAGGAGGTGATGGACAACTCGATCGACGAGTATGTCATGGGCTTTGGTAATGAGATTACTGTCAGTATCGACGAGGAAAGCCGGGTGGAGGTACGTGACTACGGCCGTGGTATCCCACTGGGCAAGCTGATGGACTGTGCGGCCAAGATCAACACGGGCGCCAAGTACGACTCCGAGGCCTTCAAAAAGTCCGTGGGTCTGAATGGTGTCGGTATCAAGGCGGTGAATGCTCTTTCCGATTTCTTCGAAATCCAGGCCTGGCGTGATGGTGAGACGAAGTCCATCGAGTTCAGCAAGGGCAACGTGGTGGAAGAAATGAAGACTCCTCGTAAAGAGGAAGCTACCAATGGTACACGCATCGCCTTCGAGATTGACCGAGAAATTTTCCCCAAGAAGACCAAGTACCGCTCCCAGTTCGTGGAGAAGATGTGCCGCTACTACACCTACCTGAATCCAGGTTTGGCCGTGGTGCTTAATGGCAAGAAGTACAAGTCCAAGAATGGTTTGTTAGATCTTCTCAAGGAGGAGATGGATCAGGAGGCGCTCTATGATCCTATCGTCCTTTCAGGCAAGGATCTGGATATTACCTTCACCCACACGATGGAGAGTAGTGAGGACTACTATACCTTCGTGAATGGGCAGCACACCACACAGGGTGGTACCCACTTGGCGGCTTTCCGTGAGGCGGTGGTCAAGGTGCTGAGAGATTTCTACAAGAAGCAGTATGACCCGAGCGATATCCGTGCCGGTATCGAAGCGGCGATCAGTATCCGGGTGGAAGAGCCAGTCTTCGAGAGTCAGACAAAGACTAAACTAGGCTCCACGACAGTTTCACCAAAAGGGGAGACTGTACGTACCTTCATGCTAAACTTCCTGAAGGAGCACCTCGATAACTACCTGCACAAGCACCAGGATGTGGCCGAAGCTCTGCAGAAGAGAATTCTTCTGGCTGAGAAGGAGCGCAAGGATCTCAAGGGCATCAAGAAACTCGCTCGTGAGCGTGCTCGTAAAGCCAAGGTGCACAACAAGAAGCTGCGTGATTGCCGAGCTCACCTCGATACCAAGCACAAGCGCCGTGAGGAGACGACCGTATTTATTACCGAGGGTGATTCAGCGAGCGGTTCCATTACTAAAAGTCGGGATGTAGAGACCCAGGCGGTATTCTCTCTTCGTGGTAAGCCTCTTAACAGCTATGGATTGACTAAGAAGATCGTCTACGAGAACGAGGAATTCAACTTGCTCCAACATGCTCTCAATATCGAGGATGGTCTGGAAGGGTTGCGCTATAACAAAGTTGTGATCGCGACCGATGCCGATGTGGACGGGATGCACATCCGTCTCCTGCTCCTCACCTTCTTCCTGCAGTTCTTCCCGGAAATGGTTCGAGAAGGGCACGTCTATATTCTCCAGACACCACTTTTCCGTGTGCGTAATAAGAAGGAGACCTTCTATTGTTATGACGATGAGGAACGAGAGGCCGCGATCAAGAAATGTGGTAAGGCTGCTGAGATCACCCGATTCAAAGGTCTTGGTGAGATTTCACCAGACGAGTTCGCCTTCATGATCGGCGATGACATGCGTCTGGACCCTGTGACAATGGAAGAGGGTAAGAGTCTGAAGGAAATGCTCGCCTTCTACATGGGCAAGAACACTCCGGACCGCCAGCTCTACATCATCGACAACCTCCGTGAGGAAGTGTTGAGAGAAGATGTGGCTGTTTAATCTTATTGAGCTCTGTATCTCTCAAGCTCATCTTCCAAATCAATCACTAACTCAGGCTCGAAACCTGTGTTGGGTGAGTCCACATAGGCCCTGGGGTTTGAAAGAATTCTCGTCTTTCCTATATTGTAGTCTTGGGAATGGTGGATGTGGCCGTGTATCCAGAGCAGAGGGTTGAGTTCTTCAACCAAGTCGTCTAGATGGGAAGTATAGGCGCAGCTGATTAATTCATTCCTTCGTTGATGGGGGAGTGATCTTATGGAGGGGGCGTGGTGTGTGATGATTATGGAGTTGGCCGGATCACCACTTTCCATAAATTTCGTCATCTTCGATATAGTGCCAGCATGCTGAAACTGAGTATCGATAGGTCGTAGTTTGCGATAGGTTGAGCTATGACGAATACGTTTATAGTCGTTCATTCTGAGCGCTTCGACGCCACCTACCAGTGGGTCGCCGTGTAGAGACATATCGGTCCATAGTGTAGCGCCAAAAAATCGATATCCTTTATGCTCGAAGACATTGTTCTCTAATATGTGGATATTGGTGCCTTCGCATAACTCTTTCAGTTTGCTAGAAAGTTTGGGGAGTTTTTCTCCATAGTACTCGTGGTTGCCAAGTATATAGAGGGTAGGGACATCAGGGATATTCTCTATCGCCCATTTGGCTCCATTGAGTTTTACATGAGTATCACCAGCTAAAACCACGAGATCGGCATCTACTTTTGGGTAGTCAAAAGAGCCGAATTCGAGGTGAAGATCACTGAGGACATGGATACGCATTGAGCTTGATGGTTGTTAGTGTCAGGCTATGCTGAATGAGTATCCTGATAAAAGGATAAACAAAGTAGACTGATGCCAGAACTTTAAGATTTAGGGTTGCCGCTCAGATGTGTGGTGCCATTGTCATTTAAACAATTTTCCAAGCACTATGGCAGAGGTACCATCTACATTCACACTAGAGGCGGGGCAGAAGGCTCCGGGATTTGAACTTCCAGATGCACAGGGCGCGATGCATTCGCTGGAGTCCGTGATGGGGAAGAAGGGGACGCTGGTGATCTTTGCCTGCAATCACTGTCCTTTCGTGATCCATCTGGCGAAGGAGGTCGGTGCGATGGCTGCGGAGATGAAGGACTGGGGGGTGAGTACGGTGGCGATCAGTGCCAATGATATCGAGAAGTACCCTCAGGATGCTCCTGACAAGATGGCCGAATTTGCCAAGGAGTATGGCTGGGATTTCCCGTATCTTTACGATGAATCTCAGGGAGTAGCGAAAAGCTACTACGCAGCGTGTACTCCAGATTTCTTCCTGCTGGATGGCGATGGCTGTCTCTACTACGCAGGACAGTTTGATGATTCTCGTCCGAAGAATTCTCTACCAGTCGATGGCAAGGATCTAAAGATTGCCATCCGTGACTTGTTGGAGGATGCTCCCGCAAGCACTGCCACCAGACCAGCCACCGGGTGTAATATCAAGTGGAAGCCGGGCAATGAGCCTTCCTACTTTGGTTAGGCCGGCGTTACGGAATTGACCGTAATTTATAATAGCAGCTTACCAATTGTCTGTTAGGTGTAGTGGTAATGAATACTACTACACCACCACCTCTGACAGCTGCGGGTTCCGCCCGCTCACTAGAACAATTTTTGGCAGATACTGCGCAACGTGATCGTGGTCAGGGAGTCTTTGAGTTGGAATCTCCACGTATCCTGGAGGTGAATCTTGATGGGAAGATGAATACCAAGATGGGGTCCATGGTGGCTTATCTGGGAAACATCAAGTTCAAGCGCGAGGGGATACTGGACCAAGGTGTTGGCAATCTTCTGAAGAAGGCTGTCTCCGGTGAGGGAATGAAGGTCAGCTATGCCGAGGGTAATGGTAAGCTTTATCTCTCAGATACTGGTAAGAAGATTATCGTTCTCAAGCTAGAGAACGAATCAATCGTCGTGAACGGCAATGACGTATTAGCCTTCGAACCGTCACTACAGCACAAGATCACTATGATGCGCAAGATCACCGGCATGATGGCTGGCGGACTCTTTAACGTGCGCTTTGACGGTAGTGGTCTCTTGGCTATCACGAGTCATTTCGAGCCATTGACTCTCAGGGTGACACCCGGGCAACCCGTTGTGACGGATCCGAATGCGACCGTGGCTTGGTCCGGCAGTCTCAATCCTCAGTTCAAGACCGATGTCTCTTTCAAAACCTTCCTGGGACGTGGCTCGGGTGAGTCTATCCAGATGCTGTTTGAAGGAGACGGCTTTGTCGTGGTACAGCCATACGAGGAAGTCTATTTCCAGTCAGGCAGTTAGATTTTGTTATCTTCTGACCCAATGCGTACCTGTGTCGCTTAATCAGGTACGCATTTTTTGCTTATAATCATGTGATTTGCCCTTTGAATGTGTCATACAGGGTGTTCTGAGGCCTGAAAAAACAAGGATTTAAGGGAAATGACCCTGTTTGGCGGAAATCGTCACAACCCATGCCGAGATTAAAGATTGTCGGTACGCATCCTGCTGTCTAGTTTACAAGCTCGTCACTGACACACATAAAAATCATTATGGATAACTTAGCATTTGTACAACTAGGTACGCTTGATTGGGCAATCATAGCGGCCTTCTTTGTCGTTTCACTTGGAATTGGTGTATGGGCATCAAAATCTGCCGGTAAAGACTCCAAGGAATTCTTCTTGGGCGGTCGAAGCATGCCATGGTGGCTTTTGGGTGTATCCATGGTGGCGACTACATTCTCCACAGACACTCCTAACTTAGTGGCAGGTCTTGTTCGTGAGCAAGGTGTTGCAGGTAACTGGGGATGGTGGGGATTCTTGTTGTCAGGAATGCTGACCGTGTTCGTCTTTGCCAAGTTGTGGAGACGTTCCGAGGTGATGACAGATGTTGAGTTCTATGAACTTCGCTTCTCCGGTAACAGTGCAGCTTTCCTTCGCGGATTCCGATCCTTGTATCTTGGTTTGGTGTTCAACGTTCTGATCATGGGTGCCGTTAGTTTGGCTGTTGTGAAGTTCGGTGAAATTGTTCTTGGAGTACCAGGTTGGCAGACGCTGCTGGTAGCAGGCCTTGTTACCTTGGGATATTCCTCCATGGGTGGTTTGAAAGGTGTTATCTGGACCGACTTTGTGCAGTTTATTCTCGCGATGATTGGTTCAGTATGGGCTGTGTTCTATGTATTGAGCCTGGATGCTGTTGGAGGCATAGATACCATCCTGAATGCAAGTATGGTGGCTAGCAAAACTAGCTTGTTCCCAGATTTTACAGACGCGTCTGTCTGGATCCCTATGATTCTTGTGCCCCTTGCTGTCACTTGGTGGTCTACTTACTATCCGGGTGCAGAGCCTGGTGGCGGTGGCTACATCGTTCAGCGTATGCTCTCTGCTAAAGATGAAAAGAATGCCATTGGTGCTACCTTGTTCTTCAATATCGCTCACTATGCACTTCGTCCATGGCCGTGGATCGTACTTGCTCTGGCATCCATCGTGATGGTGCCAATGAAAATTGATAGTGATTACTCCAAAGGGCACCTCAAGCCTCATGAAGAAACAGTGAAGAGAGTTGAGGAGAAGATGGCAGAACATCCTGAAGCCTATTCTAAGATGGTAGCCGCTCTCGATACTAATGTAGCCAAGATTCAAGAAGACGCTGCTAAGCCTGACAATTCATCTGGCAGAGCTGCAGAGGCATTCAAAGCTAAGCTTGAGGATGCTGCCCGCCTGACATCTCTAGTTAAAGAGAATCCAGACTCCATTGAGGTCAAAACTCTGGCCTACTTGTGGCACGCTGATTCTTGGGATAAAGATGTAAAAGCATACAAGCAGTCTAAGAACCAAGCTGACCCAATTGCCAAAGAGGCATTGGTACACATGTATTTGGCTAACAACGTATCACTCGACAAGCTCGGTCAAGATTTGGGTTACCCAACCATGTTGACCCTCCTTCCTACTGGACTTATCGGTCTCGTGTCTGCCTCCCTGATCGCAGCATTCATGTCCACCATGTCAACCCAGGTTAACTTGGGAGCTTCATACCTCGTGAACGATTTCTATGCACGCTTTGTGAAACCAAAAGCTTCTCCTAAAGAATTGGTTCACATTGGTCGCTTGGTTACAGTGATCATGCTTGTTCTTGGTTCACTGGTAGGTCTTTACCTTACATCGGCGACTCAAGCGTTTAACCTCTTGCTTCTGATTGGTGCTGGTACAGGCCCAGTGTACATTCTCCGCTGGTTCTGGTGGCGTGTGAGTGCTGTTTCTGAAATCACAGCCATGGCTGTCGCTCTCTTCATGGCAATGTTTGTGACTTACTCTCTCCCTGGTATCATTGGCGAATCTGTTGCCAAAGACTATGCATGGCAGATTAACCTGATCAGTGCTCTGACAACGACAACGATCTGGATTGTGGTAACTCTTCTGACTAAGCCAACAACCCAGTCCGTCTTGCTTGATTTCTACTCCAAAGTTCAACCTGGTGGCCCTGGTTGGTCCAAGGTTCACAAGATTGCTGAGTTGGAAGGACGCGACCTTTCATTGATCAAAGAAGGCTGGGACGTGCCAACAGGTATTCTGTGCACCATCTTCTCATCCCTTGGTGTATACACAGCCCTGTTTGCCACTGGTTACTTGATCTATGGAGACGTAACACAGGCCATTATTCAGCTGGTTATCAGTGTAGTCAGCTTTGGTCTGGTCTTCAAGTTGTGGAGAAAACTGAAGATGTCCTAATACGACCGAGATACATTCAAAAACAAAACACCTGCAGGGTTCGCCCTTGCAGGTGTTTTTTATTTCAGAGAGGTGAGGAGCAGTCTGGCTTATTCTGCGAGGGACTTGATGAAGTTCGAGAAGAAGGCATGGCCTGCTTCGAGGTCGGAGATCTTGATGAACTCGTCTTTGGTGTGTGCCTGATTGATAGAGCCGGGGCCGAGGCAGATGGAAGGAAGGCCAACCGCTGAGAGGTGGGCTGCATCAGAGAACCAAGGAGCGCCGACGAGCTGGCAGCTTGGGTTTGCTTTGATGATTTGTTGGATCATTGTATTGTCCTCGGGGGTTGCCATCGGTGGGTTCTCGTGGGCGGAGAGAATCTCTAGTGGGAGGTTCATTTCCTCCAGAAATGATGTAACCAGTGGTAGCGCTCCACCAGCTTCCATCAGGTCTGGAGTGGTGCGGATATCGATTTCAGCTTGGGCAAAGTCTGGGACGATGTTCGGGCGTGTGCCGCCTTGGATCGTACCTACATTCAAGGTCGAGTGACCAAGGACAGGATGGGTAAAGGTGGCGAGTCGGTTAGAAAGCTTGCGGTTGATGAGATCCAGCGAGCGGGCGAGCGTCATGATGGCATTGGAGCCCCGTTCTGGCTGAGAAGCGTGAGCTGCAGTTCCTCTGGCAGCAAGCGTGAGCCAGAGAGATCCCTTGGTTGTGTAGACGATATCTAGAGAAGTGGGTTCGCCCGCGATGGCAAAAGAGTATTCGTCTGCGTGATGTTTGGCGAAGTGCTTGGAACCATGTTGTGAAGATTCCTCAGCCATGAAGGCGACGAAGTCGACAGCGATCGGTAGAGTGGCGAGCAGATCTTTGTTTTCGATGAGGGCCGTGAGCATGGCGGCCATGGGGCCTTTGGTGTCCGATGCACCACGGCCGATGATCGTATCGTCCACGACGTCCCCGCAGAACGGGTCAAAGACCATGCCGCTGACTCCCACGGTGTCTGTGTGAGGTCCGAAAAAGATGCGTGGTCTGTCTGTGGGGCCGGGACAGCGCGCGATCAGGTTTGGCCTGCCGGGAAGAACTTCTTCTAGAGTGACTTCGAAACTATGAGAGGTGAGGAGATCTCTCAGGTATTCAGCGATCCGTTGCTCGCCTACTTGGTCTGTACCGGGATCATTGTCCGGGTTCACGCTGGGGATCCTGATGAGTTCTTGGAGAAGTTGAGTCGTGGTCATGGCTACGACTGCATAGCTAGCAGAAATCCTGCCACGGCACAGCCCGGAATGTATTTCTTGGAGAATAGTTTTGCTGTCGGGGGAGGATGGCCTCTACTATCCGCGTGATGCAAGGCGAGCTCGATTTTGGAGTGCAAGTGAAGCGGGAATTTCTAGGGTGGGAGTCTCCCTTGCTGAATCTGCTTGTGGACTGGCTGATGATTCGGCGCGATGAACTGGCAGAGATGGCGGTAGTCGTACCTACTGGTCAGAGTGGACGGCGTCTACGTGAGGCTCTGGCTCGCAGTGGTGGTGTACTCGCCCCCAAGGTGATGACGATTGGCTCGCTAAGTAAGCGTACCGATGTAAGTAAGCAGATTATGGATTTGGCAGCCTGGGTGAAAGTGCTCAGGAAGAGCAGACCCGAGGATTTTCGTGGTTTGTTTCCCAAGGACCCTTTGGATGGGGCCAGCGAAGGTTTTGGTTGGGCCTTGTCTATGGGGCGGCAGCTAGCGGACCTGAGATGGGATCTAGAAGATTGTGGTGTCAGTGTGCGTGAGGCTGGCTGGAAGTCCATGGAGTCAGAGCGCTGGGAGGATCTCTCCAGCTTAGATCAGCAGGTGACACAGCAACTAAAAAAGTGGGGACAGCCAAAGACTCTCTCGGAGTTGAATCTGGGAGCTGGTGTTAAGCAGGTCGTTCTTGCGGGGATCTGTGAGCTGGGATCGGTAACTCGCTCAGATCTGAAGAGCTTGTCAGGCCGGGACGTTTTGGTGACAGCTCTTGTTCATGCTCCAGAGTTTTTGAAATCACGCTTTGATGAGTGGGGGTGCCCAAATGATTCGTGGTGCGAAGAGGAAATTCCAATGCAGGACTGGAAGGATAAAATCCGTGTGGTGGAGGATCCTGCGCTTGCGGCTCAGTATGTGGTGCGGAAGGTTGGCCGGCAATCGCTCAGACCTGAGGAGCTAGGCCTAGGACTTTGCGACCGTGAGTTGGGAATTAGTCTTCAGCGAGCCTTTGGTGACGCCGGATGGAAGCTTTATGACCCCGATGGTAAATCAGTGGAAGCTTCAAACGTTGTCCAATTTTTGAGGCTTTTGTTAGAGTGGCTTAAGCCGTGGAGACCCATCAAGGCATTCCGAAGTATGCTCAATTTGGTAGAAATGGAAGGGTTCCTGCCAGAGGGGGCGAACCGCTATCTTCTAGTTAAAGAGCTGGATGAGTATCTGGAAAAAAGACTGCCCGAGAGTTCTACGGACACGGTGGGAAGAATGCCCGCTGGCCACTTAAGGTCAGCCATGGAGGTTTTTCTGGATGAGACCCGAAAGCTGGAAGAAGGGAGCGGTGTCCGCGCACTACGTGGGTGGGTAGCACGAATTCTTGGTCGTGGAGATAGAGAGGTGGCCAAAGTGCTCGTGGAGCCCCTAGCAGAGGTTTTTGAGGTGTTAGAGGGGATCGAGTCCAAAGAAGGCTCAATGCAGGTAGAGCATGCTGTCGAGTACCTTCTGGAAGCCAGCAAGGGACTCAGGGTCTATGGAGACTTGGAAGGTGCTGTCCTTAACATGGAGGGCTGGCTGGAGCTGATCTATGATCCGGCTCCTCATGTTTTTTTGGTAGGTATGCATGAAGGTGCGGTACCCGAGAGCCTTCCGGAGAATTCTTTCTTGCCGGAAAATTTTAAGGAATCGATTGGAATGCCAGGAGCCAAGCAGCGCTATGCCAGAGACAGCTATCTCATGCATGCATTATGGGAGAGCCGCGCTAGTGTAGATGTGGTTGTCTGTAAGGTAAATGACGCGGGAGATCCCAAGACTGTTTCTAGACTGTTACTAAGAACTTCCGGTCAGGATCTTGCGGAGCGGGTAAAGTTACTTTTCGGTGAAGCCCAAGAGAAGGCACCGAATCCAAGTGCGTGGACGAGGGACTGGAAGCTTAAGATTCTTGAGCGCGATAACCCGTATCGTGTGGAGGACAATGAGAAGGTGCGAACCTTGTCGCCAAGTGCACTACGTGATTACTTGAAGTGCCCATTCCGATTCTATCTTAAGAGAGTCCTTAAGATGGAGCGCTACCAAGCAGGAAAAATGGAACTTAATGCCATGGATTTTGGTAATGTGGTGCACGAGGTTGTAGAGACTTTTGGTCGTGATGAGGAAATCAGGGAGTCGACAAAGGCGCAGGAAATCGCAGCTTATTTTGATGCGGTTCTGGATCGCGTCCTGGA from Rubritalea squalenifaciens DSM 18772 harbors:
- a CDS encoding metallophosphoesterase gives rise to the protein MRIHVLSDLHLEFGSFDYPKVDADLVVLAGDTHVKLNGAKWAIENIPDVPTLYILGNHEYYGEKLPKLSSKLKELCEGTNIHILENNVFEHKGYRFFGATLWTDMSLHGDPLVGGVEALRMNDYKRIRHSSTYRKLRPIDTQFQHAGTISKMTKFMESGDPANSIIITHHAPSIRSLPHQRRNELISCAYTSHLDDLVEELNPLLWIHGHIHHSQDYNIGKTRILSNPRAYVDSPNTGFEPELVIDLEDELERYRAQ
- the hisS gene encoding histidine--tRNA ligase yields the protein MSKPNFNSLPGFRDFAPRDCAIRNYLFETWRGVAQRYGFVEYEAPIVESTELYLKKTGDELPTQLFRFEDQGGRDITLRPEVTASLARMVGANQRNYPKPMKWFEIGPCFRFEKPQKGRTREFIQFNADIIGEADPAADAELIALAIDTMLALGFTKKDFVIRASDRESWLRFCSERGIEDTTAFLQIIDKIERDKPEVLAEKLAKYDLTEEQVREFINDPANASPAFQQIQADLTARGLGEYLQLDLTIVRGLAYYTGTVFEIFDTSKSMRAIAGGGRYDELIKGLSDGAVDLPCTGFAMGDVVIRNFIEETPHALMQLECWLQNQPACEVYVVVADEDQRPNALKAIADLRTAGIKVDFSMTPTKFNKQFKSAQSSGARFALIIGAEYPEMQLKILESRTEVTISAEESVVEVIQERLTQPDGPLIA
- a CDS encoding thioredoxin family protein translates to MAEVPSTFTLEAGQKAPGFELPDAQGAMHSLESVMGKKGTLVIFACNHCPFVIHLAKEVGAMAAEMKDWGVSTVAISANDIEKYPQDAPDKMAEFAKEYGWDFPYLYDESQGVAKSYYAACTPDFFLLDGDGCLYYAGQFDDSRPKNSLPVDGKDLKIAIRDLLEDAPASTATRPATGCNIKWKPGNEPSYFG
- a CDS encoding DNA topoisomerase IV subunit B, translated to MASYTEDDIKSLDWKEHIRLRPGMYIGKLADGSNPEDGIYILLKEVMDNSIDEYVMGFGNEITVSIDEESRVEVRDYGRGIPLGKLMDCAAKINTGAKYDSEAFKKSVGLNGVGIKAVNALSDFFEIQAWRDGETKSIEFSKGNVVEEMKTPRKEEATNGTRIAFEIDREIFPKKTKYRSQFVEKMCRYYTYLNPGLAVVLNGKKYKSKNGLLDLLKEEMDQEALYDPIVLSGKDLDITFTHTMESSEDYYTFVNGQHTTQGGTHLAAFREAVVKVLRDFYKKQYDPSDIRAGIEAAISIRVEEPVFESQTKTKLGSTTVSPKGETVRTFMLNFLKEHLDNYLHKHQDVAEALQKRILLAEKERKDLKGIKKLARERARKAKVHNKKLRDCRAHLDTKHKRREETTVFITEGDSASGSITKSRDVETQAVFSLRGKPLNSYGLTKKIVYENEEFNLLQHALNIEDGLEGLRYNKVVIATDADVDGMHIRLLLLTFFLQFFPEMVREGHVYILQTPLFRVRNKKETFYCYDDEEREAAIKKCGKAAEITRFKGLGEISPDEFAFMIGDDMRLDPVTMEEGKSLKEMLAFYMGKNTPDRQLYIIDNLREEVLREDVAV
- a CDS encoding AIM24 family protein, with product MNTTTPPPLTAAGSARSLEQFLADTAQRDRGQGVFELESPRILEVNLDGKMNTKMGSMVAYLGNIKFKREGILDQGVGNLLKKAVSGEGMKVSYAEGNGKLYLSDTGKKIIVLKLENESIVVNGNDVLAFEPSLQHKITMMRKITGMMAGGLFNVRFDGSGLLAITSHFEPLTLRVTPGQPVVTDPNATVAWSGSLNPQFKTDVSFKTFLGRGSGESIQMLFEGDGFVVVQPYEEVYFQSGS
- the aspS gene encoding aspartate--tRNA ligase: MRTHTCNELHHSDIGKTVTLIGWVNSNRDHGGVAFIDLRDRDGVTQCVFRPETNAKIAEVAKTLRHEDVIQITGEVELRPEIDGKSTVNTEIATGSIEVSVSELNIINRSEVLPFQLDKEINNEDMRLKYRFLDLRRPGMARNMKLRHRITKTTRDVLDEDGFLEIETPILSKSTPEGARDFLVPSRLHPGSFYALPQAPQQYKQLLMCGGIEKYFQIARCFRDEDLRADRQPEFTQIDIEASFVNQDDVMTLVEKLLGRIFKESIGADAPVKFDRLTHEEAMNTYGSDKPDRRFDMHLTALDEVFANSEFKVFSGALKAGGCIKAINAKGFAGASVGQIDKLTKAAIEAGAKGLAYIQARGAEPSEWRSPITKFLSEGELAALKDTMNIEEGDLVLFGAGDWETVCEVLGRVRLMCADMQNLLEGNTELNFLWVTDFPLLAYDNEEGRWHAVHHPFTRPVKEDEEKLKNGEYADLRAQAYDVVLNGYELGGGSIRIHEADLQDAMFTALGVTEEEKKTMFGHILDAFSFGAPPHGGLALGLDRIAMLVCGTDSIREVIAFPKNNRGADLMSASPAEVDFKQLRELYIQSTAKKDKPKPQPQPAPQA